The Mangifera indica cultivar Alphonso chromosome 12, CATAS_Mindica_2.1, whole genome shotgun sequence DNA window GGTATCAGATATATTCTCATTTCATGTTGTAGGTTTAGTACGTTTTCATTGCTTTTGAAAGCTGGTTGTGTGAGTAGTTatgcttttataattaatttttggcaGATGATTTCCGAGAAAGGACACCTATGCAAACTCTTCAGGTTTTGACACCTGGTGTTCAAAGAACTCCTCAATCAACAGAGCATTTTGATCAATCACAACCTGATGCAATGAATTATTCTCTGACAGAATCAGAAGCTGTGGTAGTTCATGAGACTGTTGAGGTTACAGAAGAAGAAGTTGATCTGTTAGATAAGTTTCTCCCTCCACCACCAAAAGCCAAGTGCTCAGAGGAGCTGCAGGTAAGTAGTTTCTGTATCTGTTAGGAACTATTCTGCTAGTCATATGTTAATCTTTGTAAAGATGAGAACTTTTATGCCTACAAGTTGATGATTGTAACATATTGAACTTTGCTAACTGTATGAGTGATACAGAAAAAGACATCTCATGATTTTCGAAATATATATGGGAAGTCTACAGGCCAGattcttctaaatttttttatccatttgGAATTagaatttctttgtattttatgatttttgtttggCGTTGTTGAAGAAATTTGTGGTAGCCATAGAAGGGAGTATACAATTATGAATCATATAATGAGAAAGAGTATAGGCTGTTTTAAATTAGCAGTTTGGAATATTTACTATGAAATTTTTACTCATAGAATGCTCGAAAGCTTTTCATGTAACTCAtagttttcataaaaataagTATAGTCTAGAAAGTTTggtgttttttttcttcttattttgagCACGGGCCTACTCTTATTGAAAATATGCTTTCTATATTCTGGGACAATTTGTTCTGTGAATGAAAGATAAGTTAGTGTTGAAATGTTTAGGGTTTCATGTTAATAGGTCCTTATGATTGGGGGCTCTTGAAAATGTAATGCCATTTTGTTGAGGTTTGTGACCAATTTTACTTGATAAAATATTGGTTTGAAATATTGTAACTTGGAGATTTAAGGGATTATCTATCAAGTATTTTCTTCATAAATATTGTGTTCTGaggtatttaattttattgacagTGGCAGCTGTCGCTTTCACTTGTGTGGCTATTTGAGCAAAATTGGTTGTGTGACTTAGCAAATTCTTCTATTGCACCACTTCAGTGTGGCTTTGAATAATGAAATTTGGTATATATGCTTTCATGAAGGTGGTTGACATTGAAGTGAGACTGACTAAATTTACTTGAACTCTTGACTCTGAtgcttttcttttaaatatccTTAGTAGATCTAGATCTTTGAAATATTTGGTTTCTGTGTAGAATAAATCAATTTGGAACAGCATAACCCATATTATTCTAAATGATCCGTTTTCAGATTGAGTACATTTTTGTGGGGTGTTgatttttgtttcctttctcTTATACTGCTGCAGAGGAAGATAGACAAATTTCTAGGTTTAAAGAGAATTGGAAAAAGCTTCAATGCAGAAGTTCGGAATAGGAAGGAATATCGGAATCCAGACTTCTTACTGCATGCGGTGAGGTATCAGGATATTGATCAGATAGGGTCTTGCTTCAGTAAAGATGTATTTGACCCTCATGGATATGACAAAAGCGATTACTATGATGAAATAGGTCAATAAAAGTTCCTTCTACAATTCTCTCCTTTAATCTCTCCCTCACTCGCCTGGGGTTACTTGTATTGTCTACTTATTCATGGTGTTTTCTAATTGGTGTTTTGCTCTTTGAATGTGTCAtctaattcagtttttttaagatttgagGCTTATATATGTGTTGTTCGTAAACTGCCAGCTTTTCCTGTCAGATAAATTTTCCTGCCAGCTTTTCCTCATACTTTAGTCATTTAAGGGTAATGCTTTTATGCCTCTTTTATCCTGCTTACCTTGTTACCTTTATCATGTTGTATAATGCAGAGGCTGACATGAGGcgtgaaagagaaagaaaggatcaagaaattaaaaagaatcaGAAGGTTGAATTTGTTGCAGGAGGAGTGCAACCTGGAATTGTTTCTGCTGCCCCAAAACCTAACCTACCTATTCCAGGTGCATGAAGATTCTATTCAACATAATGTGTAATTTATGTCATAAAGTGTTCGTATATTTAGATTGATTATGCTGGTGTCTCAGCTGCGGTGTCTGGTTTGAATCCAGTGCTGAATGCAACTGATGCTGTTGCAAGGGATGGTAGACAAAACAAGAAATCAAAGTGGGACAAGGTTCTTAACTATGCATACagtttttgtttcatttcttttccCCTGGCCTTAATAGATATTCATGGTTTCAATTAGTATCACTTTTATTGGTCTGCTCGTGTCAGGTGGATGGTGATAGAAGGAATACTCTATCTACGGTGGGGCAGGATGCTCTATCTGCAGCTGGGGCTCACGCAGCAATTTTATCTGCTGCTAATGCTGGCTCTGGGTACTCTGCTTTTGCGTAAGTTTATCTTGGAAGATTTATTCTCTCACATCTTTCTCTGCCCTTTTTTTCTTCCTAGAACTTTTCTCTTAACTTTGTTGAAGCAGACATTATGTAATGTCTTCACTTCATGACTTTGAATTTTAATGGCCATTGTTATGGGGGAAACATTCAAAGAAAGCAGTCCTTTAATTGAAAAAGGCATCCTTTTTGGGTTTTAAGGTACTGTCTTGTACTCTTGAACAAATGTTGATGACTCATACCATTTTCAATAGCATAGCTCCTTCTAACACCCTCTTAGAGTTTTGATACGAATAGCAAACTAGTGATTCAATGTTTTTACTTGGCTGTTCTTCAATTTTGTGATGACTAAAATATGTCATTATGCCTTgcaaatttttttgaaaacattttttattatagggACGGATATGGTGGTTCTCTACTTTTGCACATCTTTCTGTAATATGATACTGTTATGCGCACATGCATaccaaatatctatttattgcAATACTTGGATAAACAGGGAAGTAGTCCTTACCAAGTCTGAAAATCGGGCTGTGGtctgaaagaaaatttaaagcATAAGTGGTTTGTGGAGATTTACCTAAATAAGATAAATGccattttcacaattttagaTAGGCCAGCTTCTTCTTGTCATTCCTTTGTTCCAATGTGTATTTATATCCATGGGAGACAGtgctaaaatttaaaacttccAATAGTTAAAAGATAGATTTGGTTTAGTGATCTTAGCACAATTATTTGTTTCCTTGTGTTTTCACAGATAGATAACTCAAGTCTTTTGTCATAAACATAATGCTAATCATAAGTGTTTCTGCTGAGTTGCTTCTGGTTTAGAACTTGACAGAAACATAAGGTCAAGAAATATTGGGTTACAAAAAcgaaaatcataaatatatgtttattttcttttcgcATTTTAGTTCCTTGCAGTTAAGCTGCCATTGctcatttgtttgttttatttaacgGCAGACAACAAAGACGGAGAGAAGCAGAAGAAAGAAGATCTAGTGAAAGGAAGTTGGACAGAAGATCTTAATCCGTTTATAGAGGCGCTAATTTGGGACAAAATTACTGACTTCTGGCATGATTGTGTTTAGGCTTCTTTCAGCTTCAAAGTCCTCTCCCTCCCCCACAAATATGAGTGGTGTATGTTACAAGCTCCGGTGCTGAAAAtgatttggaaaaaaataaaattgtacgGGAATCCCAAGATGCATGCTGGGAGGGGACGGCATTTGTATTATTGGCAGTCTTAACAGCTGTTGTCAACATATCTGCACTCCAATGGCGCTTTTAGAGGAAAGCAATTGCAGAAATAGTTGTGTTGAAAATGGATATTCTTGCTTTCCAGCTTTATACGGGACCCTAGTGTGGATGAAAAAGTTGAGTTGAATTGCCAAAGAAGACGTATATTCAGGACAAAATCACAAAAGCAATATTTTATATCGACTCAAAAGCATATCATATTCCAATCTATGGCCGAAAGAAATGCTATTATTCAAAAGAAATATTGGAGGGCCCACGCTATTTTACCGAACACGTGATCGTCCGTGGACTTATGAATAATTAGATATACCGTCCAACGCAGGACAATGTTAAGCTCAACTCTTATTTTAATGCATACTAGAAGTTAATTTGTTTTAACTGTTaacaaagattaataaaattttctggGACA harbors:
- the LOC123193300 gene encoding SAP30-binding protein-like isoform X2, encoding MASKKKQLEGIALLSMYNDDEDEEEMEDLEQQQQQQQHDDENREAISLEQDSRMDVGDDTVAGDETSTPQRPLISPKQHVASSDSRRSGRGRLTIVDYGHDEVAMSPEPGEREIDLQNANDDFRERTPMQTLQVLTPGVQRTPQSTEHFDQSQPDAMNYSLTESEAVVVHETVEVTEEEVDLLDKFLPPPPKAKCSEELQRKIDKFLGLKRIGKSFNAEVRNRKEYRNPDFLLHAVRYQDIDQIGSCFSKDVFDPHGYDKSDYYDEIEADMRRERERKDQEIKKNQKVEFVAGGVQPGIVSAAPKPNLPIPVLNATDAVARDGRQNKKSKWDKVDGDRRNTLSTVGQDALSAAGAHAAILSAANAGSGYSAFAQQRRREAEERRSSERKLDRRS
- the LOC123193300 gene encoding SAP30-binding protein-like isoform X1 translates to MASKKKQLEGIALLSMYNDDEDEEEMEDLEQQQQQQQHDDENREAISLEQDSRMDVGDDTVAGDETSTPQRPLISPKQHVASSDSRRSGRGRLTIVDYGHDEVAMSPEPGEREIDLQNANDDFRERTPMQTLQVLTPGVQRTPQSTEHFDQSQPDAMNYSLTESEAVVVHETVEVTEEEVDLLDKFLPPPPKAKCSEELQRKIDKFLGLKRIGKSFNAEVRNRKEYRNPDFLLHAVRYQDIDQIGSCFSKDVFDPHGYDKSDYYDEIEADMRRERERKDQEIKKNQKVEFVAGGVQPGIVSAAPKPNLPIPAAVSGLNPVLNATDAVARDGRQNKKSKWDKVDGDRRNTLSTVGQDALSAAGAHAAILSAANAGSGYSAFAQQRRREAEERRSSERKLDRRS